From the genome of Amyelois transitella isolate CPQ chromosome 22, ilAmyTran1.1, whole genome shotgun sequence:
ATGTTGTGTCACATAGTGCCTACAACaactatttttaaacagaaaaataatagttacttccaagtttgaatatttttcagaCGGAAGACGTCCAACGTCACATTTCGTGCTTGATAGCGTGGCGGCTGACGGCGAAGCCCCTCAATGCTGAGGAGAACCTCGCGCTGGCTGAACTTCTGAGGAGGCATTACCTGCGCTCTGTGGAGAGGAAACTCTTGACGGCCACAGTTACTGAGCTCTGTGCTGTAGACGTGTACGGAATATTCGCCGCGCATCATTATTTCTATGCTGGTATGTATtcgtttttttattcgattgcacaatgtttatattttaaagttactggtattagatattttttttatattaatattctggcttaaattaaaagcacccataaacaatttgtaaaaGAATAATCTATAAGAAGCAAAGCTTAGCACGATTATTGAatgagtatatatatatatatatatttcatttatatgtatatatatatatacatatatacatataaatgaaatctcgtgctaaatataaacatatgtacaAGTCAGACACTTTATGACCTAAAAGTGTGTGTCTGAAAAATccatatatacaaacatacagggtgacttttaattcaactgcataaatttaactgttaagtgtactcatctaaaggatatttaaaaacgttgaaataaaaatatcggttcatatttcagaaagtccgaaaaaaaataaatgtattaaaatccACGTacctaaatacgtaatatcaccccggtCGGTgaaaaagcgacgcgtaagattcggAGGTCAAGGACACAAATCATttagctgagcgatctcgacaactctgtactttacttgatcttgatactagaaaaaaaaaatttttttcagacatttatttacatgtttagttttaatttctttttgtagtattggtctttaataaagcgtgtgacgtagtttttgagggttttttaaatgtgaaaatgatgacgtttaatttaaataaaaataggctcaaacggctcagaagcatgggtatagtcaatgtttaaaaggatgcagttgttttaaatgtcaccctgtatcatctcgtctatatcccttgcggggtagacagagccaacagtcttgaaaagactgataggccacgttcggctgtttagctttatgatagaattgagattctatcattaagtctataAACCTAATCAGTGAGGCAATGAGGCAATATTCTATAATTGAAcaactataatataatttatttcagctaTGGATCTACAAAGCTCTGCTCCTTTGGTGGAAGCTCTCCATTTGTTAGAGTTGGTGCTACAGAATTCTCCCGCCAATTTCCACGCGAAGCTACTGCTCATCACGATGTATCATATTCTTGGTGAGTACCATACCCTgtcatttattcaaaatatcatagtatatttattgaatttcatacagacatacatacatatagtagaGCGTTGGCGGTCGAATCGATATGGTGCATTGTTAAAACGCAGTATCGCTTAAACCGgcgggtttgaatcccaccTCGACCATGTACTaaagactattttcaaagttaggtacattagttttgatactaaccgatgctctaacggTGAGGGAAGAAATCGTGAGGGAACCTGCACATTGGGGCTACTGGATATGATACATAAAGTCgcgtcgtgtaaaaacctgacatcCAATCTAGTAATCGTCgtaggctcctctccagagtggtgaggatgcaaccgggactgaaGCCAGGACGAGGcagatatatacgtgatagtCACATTTATGTcacttgcgggatagacagagccaacagtcttgaaagactgataggtcacgtttagctgtttagcctaatgatagaattgagattcaaatagtgacaggttgctaggccatcgctcTTCTACGTTGTTACACTTAGAAGAGCGAGGGACATGTCATACACTTATCTATGTTAAAATAGAAATCTTCCATTTATTAACCCATACTTCGCacttatctttttatttactaatttatgtacacagaaaacatcgagattgataaacacaagaaacaaaattacaaaggttctgcttatttcaaaagaaatctcttatCTTTTTATTCGCGCTCACAAGAGATATAATCTATTATTTGAGCTTAGGAATATTCAATTTGTACAGGTAACGCCCTTGCCGCGGATAGTGTATACCGCACGCTGGAAGTGAAGCACATCCAGCTGATGTCGCTGGGCTGGCTGCACGCGGCGCGCCTCACTCCCGTGGCCGCCTCCAGGGCGCTGCAGCTGCTGGCTGACACCAGGGCCTTCCACACTCACCACAGCAAGGACGTGAGTCATCATACAGTGTATACCGCACGCTGGAAGTGAAGCACATCCAGCTGATGTCGCTGGGCTGGCTGCACGCGGCGCGCCTCACTCCCGTGGCCGCCTCCAGGGCGCTGCAGCTGCTGGCTGACACCAGGGCCTTCCACACTCACCACAGCAAGGACGTGAGTCATCATACAGTGTATACCGCACGCTGGAAGTGAAGCACATCCAGCTGATGTCGCTGGGCTGGCTGACACCAGGGCCTTCCACACTCACCACAGCAAGGACGTGAGTCACCATACAGTGTATACCGCTCGCTGGAAGTGAAGCACATCCAGCTGATGTCGCTGGGCTGGCTGACACCAGGGCCTTCCACACTCACCACAGCAAGGACGTGAGTGACCCATAGACTAAAGACTGACTATAGTCCTTTGAATGTCACTTGATGTCTGTGTGAGCAGGATGAAACGATAAGTGTGCCGTTGGTGTGCTTTATACTCTCAGTCTTTATGGAGTCACTATAAAGTGTATACAGCAAGCTTAATGTGAGGGTTTATACACAAACGCATAAAGGCAATGTGTCTCTTTCTATCTTTGGCGTTAAATGGTGTGGTAGAAAGAAAGATAAGATcccttactaatattataaatgccaaaAAGTCTGTCCCTCTGTTTCGCTTTCACAGCTAAACCACCGCACcgattgaaatgaaatttggtatgcacAATAAAGTTAtagtttaaaagttaaaaaaaccCGCGTTCTTACATAAGAtactcttattttaaaatcagccACTAAAATGGTGAGTGAAATGTCGTATGTCATATTATTGGAAATGTCATTaatgatgtgccgtgtggtttccggcatcattagaaaagaaagcataggaccattcctctcttttcatctcttttccatggatgtcgtaaaaggcgagtaggggataggcttataaacttggtattcttcttttaggcaacagACTAGCAACTactagtcactatttgaatctcaatttagccaaacagctaaacatggtctatcagtctttgaaATTCttgactctgtccaccccgcaagggatatggacgtgattatatgtatgtatgtatgtcattaaTGATTAATTCTCATCCCACAGAGCATGGAACACTTAACGTACGCGTACAAGTATGGAACATTCGAGAAACTAGTGGAGCTGATATCGTGGAACAGCCGCCTGGAGGCGTGCCAGTGGGCGGCGCTGGCGCCGCGCGAGAGCGCGCTGCTGGCGCTGCTGGCCGGCCCGCCCGCGCCGCTGcacgcgccgccgcccgcgccgcgcgcGCCCACGTACGTCACTTGTTACTATACTAtacaatacataatataaagttataaGAAACGGCAGTCTATGGATTCactatgaatatatatatacgggacaaatttcacagattgagttagcctcgaagcaaattcgagacttgtgttacgagatatgaAGCACATcataactcaacaatactatattttataataaatacttatatagataaacatccaagacccaggccaatcacaaaaagttcttttctcatcatgccctggccgggattctaactcgggacctccggtgtcacagacaagcgtactatcgctgcgccacagaggccgtcaataacTCCTTATTGAAGAGGACTGTTAttatactcttttttttttaaactttgtgCACATAAACATACACTTAACGCTTTCTTAAGATACTACTATCCAGTAGCCTGAATGTGTACTTTTCCTCACGattttttccctcaccgtaagatcaTCGGTTGgttttcaaactaatgtaggtaacTTAAAAATAGCCATTAGTGAACATGCCTAAGGTGATTCTTGTTGCGTTTAATTCCTTAAGGCACAAgttttattccaaaaaaaCCTCATTGTTCTTTAtgtgtaaaagttaattacaatTGAGACAATACAATTTAGTGTTTAGTTTAAGTAAAGGGGTTTGTTACATTAGTGTGTGTTaatggcgtgtggttcccggcgccaatataaaaaaagaataggaccactccatctcgttcccatggatgttgtaaaagtcgactaagggctaggcttataaacttgggattcttcttttaggcgatgggctagcaacctgtcgctatttgattctcaattcaatcatcgagccaaaaagctgaacgtggcccgtcatcttttcaagactgttggctctgtctactccgcatgggatatagacgtgactatatgtacgtatgttacATAAGTTTTGGTGACGTCATTAATTGATGGCTCTTGTAATAcatatcaatattaatttgcTATTTCCCCGTCAACAGTGACAACCGAGATCTGAACGTGATAGTGACGTGGCGTCCGCCGCAGTACCACGACCCTGAGCTGAAGAGTCGCACCTTTGACCAGGACGTGGCGTATCTGAGGCTCAAAGACGCCCTGGTGTCAGCCATCGCGCTTTGTATAGAATCAGCTGATACCAGAACGGTGAGTTTCTTAAGTTGCAGTGtgtttgtgaagttgacgttgttgaaaatgctgcagtgcagttagttaccgcttcttctgcccTGACGCCTTGGATGCGGCAGTGAACttggttttaagtaatttatttgatggcaaccaatgttgtgaaaccaaacgttttgataATTACTAAGCGATatgtagtatcctataataatgaataaacattttgaatttgtatttgcagggtgtttgtttgtgaaatCTAATGAGAGACGTCGAGCTGAAGGGTTAGTTTAGTAGTGAAGGAAATGCAGAAAATCTGTTAGGTAAATTATGCAGtggttgccgtgtggttcccggcaccaatacagaaaagaatgggaccactccatctctttcccatggatgtcgttggaggcgactgagggataggcttacagacttgagattctttttttaggcgatgggctagcaacctgtcactatttgaatctcaattctatcattaagccaaatagctgaatgtcgacattcagtcttttcaagactgttggctctgtctaccccgcaagggatatagacgtgatcatatgtatgtatgtatgtaaattatggaGTCCCCACAAGCTGGTCAGCATGGCACCTTTGATTTAGAAATAGCGTATCTGAGACTCAGGGGCGCCTTAGTGTCGACCAGCGAGTTTTTTTATAGAGTCTGCGTTAGTTAGTTAGTAAGTTAGAACACCATGGTATTATATGTCGTGTGGTTGCCAGcagtttagaataggaccactccatctctttcccatggatgtcgtataaggcgacttaggtataggctaataaacttagcattctttttttttttgggcgatgtgactatctttgaatctcaattaagccaaacagctagaCGGCGCTtattatcagtcttttctagactgttggctctgtctaccccggaaggaatagtgattatatatctatgtatgtatattagtcGATTAATCGATTGTACATTCGCAGGTGGAAGAGAAAAAGCCGCAATACGAAGAACTAGTGACGTGTATAGACGCGTTCAGTACGGCCATGACGCTTTGCAAGGAGAAATACAGCGCCAAGGAGAAGATCAGTATAGATGGACCGTTCCCCTCTAGGATCATCGgtgagtatttattttatttataattttttttttattgggcctttaataagtataatagGTGAACTTGGCGTTAAAATCATTCTGTACCAGtcaacttttacaaaatagcaaataaaattaatccgGAGTAAATAcgggagaaaaataaaaaaatgttatatttgtagatatataagtttgaatatatttatataagtatgaatatataaataaacatacataaatattttacaatttttacattattcacCTGAGTAAGAAATGTTGAATCGTTCCGTTTTATTTCTAGACTACGAATGCAGATTTATCAAGTGTACAGCCATGTTAAAAAATGGTTCACATTGCCCAGTTTATTAAAGTAACGAGTTGAACAGAAGACGCTTctggtaattttaacttaactATTCCCGGATCCGATAGGTTCCTCATCAGATAGGACGAAATTGGTATAAACTCCGATATGATTACTCTCTTTAATCTTCCTTCACAGCATTCGTAAATTCCGAAGTGCCATATCGGGAGATGTACTCGTCCACTCTCCGCATGGTGGGCGAGTTGGCCGTGGCCCGCCGTGCGCAGGCGCAGCAGCTGTGCGGCGAAGTGCTGGGAATGCTAGGGCAGGCAGAGCAGGCGCTGCAGGTGGATGTAACGGCGATCAGCACAGCGGAGGATCCGGCGTGGATTATGCGGGAAGTTTTGGAGAATATTTCTAACTATTTAGAGGTGAGTTCCTGAGTGGAAAGGTGTCTCTGCCTAGCcgtctgggaaagaggcgtggttttatatatgtatgggtTGGCTGAGTTTTTGTGGAAAAAAAGCAGTAGGGCTTTTCATGAGTTATATGTTCGACTAGTTTTGAaacttacaatttattaaaaatagtatgATTAGAATTAATGCTTATGTTCCATCTTTGTCGCTCTATGATAGTATGTCTGTCCTGCTGTTATTCTAAtcaaattgtattttacaaaGTGTAAGCTAAGAGCTAAGcttcgccgtgtggttcccagccctttaaaattggaccactccatatgtcgtaaaaggcgtctaaaggatagacttataagtttaggattcttcttgtaggccaTGGGCCAGCAACTTGGCACTGTTTATATCTCacttaagtcatacagctgaacgaggttTTTCTttgaagggtaggcagagctaacagtcttgaaaagacttcaAGGGATTATTTATGTAAGCCTTGATTTCGATGAATCACACTGTGATGAGAAAAATAGAGAGAATAATTACTCTCTTGATACCCTTATTACATAAAGGCCTATCTTACACTGCTACTTTCTTTGCACTTTTTCAATTTAGATTCTGAATCCTAACGTACAATATCTTTTGTCTCCAGTTCATAGGCATCATAACGTTTCTACTGGGCGTCTGCAATGAGCTGGTAGCACCCACGAACGCCAAGAAGTCCAAGAAGAAGACCAACCAATCGCCGGACGAACTCAAAACAGTAGAAAATCTCAACAAACTGAACGGAGCCGTCCAAAACACGATCGCTTATCTCGAAAACGTCTTCGATAACTGGCCCCAATATGAATGCAAAACGACGCTTGAAGAGGaattagaaaaattaaaattaaataataaagcaaCAACATCGGTTgagcaaaaattaaaaaatggacGCCGAGACATGATAGATGACGTAAAGAAAATTctcaaaaacaaaacgaaataCTTGAAAAGTCTTATACAATGAGTGGCCTTGTTCGGCGGCGTACGTCATACTGCGGTTTTGTGATACTAGTCAACTTTTTTCCGTTTGGTTTATTTAGCGGCATTAAAAGAATATTGAGAATGTAAAATGGTTCATATTGAGTCAAAGAAAAGATGGATAAGTACAAACTTCCAAGTACTAAATGTCAAAAGCCACCGAAGCATCTAagcatttcttttttctattcctaacacactttcacatcacaacattcccttatcacactcTTCCtttcctgtcactcaattttacaCCGATCTAGTCGTTCACTTCTACCGCGTTATATTCTACTCTCAAACCAGTTTCGCTAAACTTTCCCATACATTAGTGTTGGGATCAACACGCCAGACGGGCCTTTCTATGCCATGAGTAAACCCGGCTAAGTAGATTTCTTAACTGGCTGCCTGTTTCTGAAGGTTTACTGGTAGGAAAGGCCGTTCCGCATTAAGTTCCTCTTGTTGCTCGAAATTAGGTAGCGAAGTTTGTTGCTCATTCTCTTCTTTCATCAGCTGTGTCCatctaagattttatttacaaaaaataaacttcaatCAAATAAGTACCTGTagatatatgttttatataatgtcACATATTTCGCTTCGCAGTATGACGTACGAATCGCacatatatttagtattaatattaaaaacatatcttGTAAATACTCCTTATGAGACGCGTAGATACTTCCTACTAATatgtgaatataataaattatttgtttatttgcaatttttgtttttaattactcTCGCTAGAGTCAGAAATTGTACCAGGGTAGATATTTGCTTCCATGGTTTGCATTGTATGCAATATGCAGAACAAATATGCTATTAATCTAGAGACAGAATtaagaatatttcattttcagtgCATGAGAGAACTTGTTAAGAATGTTTCGAGGCTTTAGCCGAATGGATTGTTATTgcaattttgcatttataattataatttatatttattcgaTTTGTTTCATTTAGCCACTAATGAAAAAAGCAAAACTTGTGTGTGCGTTTTGATACGTGACGCTAGGAAGGAGATTCCAATGTGTGGTGGACCCTCCTCAAAGGGGTTATTCCACTAAACCCCGTTGCAGCCCATCATCTTTCGTCTCCGCAGAGCACCAAACGAGGAAAAAAATCTGccttcgaaataaaaaaaaattaaactcctATATACCGATAATAGCCAATAGTGACTTGACTATAATAAGGTTCATTAGTAGATTTAATGGGAACTGGCCCCGGTAGGCGTGAGAGCACAGATTTCTACGGGTCATTCCCGTTCGTCCCACCAAGCTTCGTCCCACCAGTGGGACGAgccttataatttaatttttattcccgTTCGTCCTACCATCATTCTTGGTGGGACGAAcgggaataaaaataaaatatacattggTGCGACAAAGCTTGGTGGGACGAACGGGATTAACCCATAATTTTGGGATGGGTAGTAAGTAATTCTGTGCCATGTTCAATCAGATTATTTGGGTAGGTACTATGTTTTAGGTTGccaacataaaatcacaacaCGAGTATTTAGTAAACCAAACGGTGGACTTGTAAGGGAATAGAGGCTTAAACGCGCATATCAAGACTGAAGTACCAGGGTAGCAGAAATTGAAAGGAAGTATATGAGATGCTATGGGATAGTTTTGAGGTGAGGAGTATTCGAATATGTATGAGATGgttttgggatttttttttagtgtcgTCCAACCCAACTGATTACTTATTTGGGTTGGATTCTTCGTAGTCAAAAGTACCAGGCTAACATAAAGTGCTAGGTAAATTCGAAATTATTTCAAGATACCCTCTTTCCAAAATCTACCCTAAAACCATCTCATATACTACCTACCTTTCAATTTCTGCTACCCTGGTACTTCagtcatatatatatgtatataaacaccaaacttgcatttttaaataaacaatcatt
Proteins encoded in this window:
- the LOC106130035 gene encoding phagocyte signaling-impaired protein, with the protein product MAVRPQNINDGGIVERRLRPIYDWLDNGNNKKALQEAEKVLKKSPALQAARALKALALFRLGKASEAHQLLDALAEEKPSDDTTLQAMTITYRESQQLPKACALYEAAVKVDPTNEELHSHLFMSYVRIGDHLSQQRAAMTLYKFAPKNPYYFWAVMSIVLQAKSSEDSKKRGLLLTLAQRMVDNFIAENKIDVEQEARLYIMILELQEKWEDILKFVQGPLYSKLNPCYTAQACIPYLKKLGQWRKLNLLCKELLWDNHDRWDYYLPYFDSVFELMKETDGDKESPVDNTAEKCHEFICQLLESDSSGKQLRGPYLARLELWKRLSVDGDPTELLGSGVALCVQYLRVFAKKPCAVPDMRPFLTMIPQQEREEHCRDFLTCLGFDENSEPETTEDVQRHISCLIAWRLTAKPLNAEENLALAELLRRHYLRSVERKLLTATVTELCAVDVYGIFAAHHYFYAAMDLQSSAPLVEALHLLELVLQNSPANFHAKLLLITMYHILGNALAADSVYRTLEVKHIQLMSLGWLHAARLTPVAASRALQLLADTRAFHTHHSKDSMEHLTYAYKYGTFEKLVELISWNSRLEACQWAALAPRESALLALLAGPPAPLHAPPPAPRAPTDNRDLNVIVTWRPPQYHDPELKSRTFDQDVAYLRLKDALVSAIALCIESADTRTVEEKKPQYEELVTCIDAFSTAMTLCKEKYSAKEKISIDGPFPSRIIAFVNSEVPYREMYSSTLRMVGELAVARRAQAQQLCGEVLGMLGQAEQALQVDVTAISTAEDPAWIMREVLENISNYLEFIGIITFLLGVCNELVAPTNAKKSKKKTNQSPDELKTVENLNKLNGAVQNTIAYLENVFDNWPQYECKTTLEEELEKLKLNNKATTSVEQKLKNGRRDMIDDVKKILKNKTKYLKSLIQ